Proteins from a single region of Cyanobacteriota bacterium:
- the cas2 gene encoding CRISPR-associated endonuclease Cas2, with protein MSEHKNWYLICYDIREPKRWRKAYKLLKGYGDTLQYSIIRCRLTMRDREKLRWELEKILEPEDSLLIVGLCNSCLERICLCNRPEAWSIQDTGFRIL; from the coding sequence ATGTCAGAACACAAAAACTGGTACTTGATCTGCTACGACATCCGTGAACCTAAGCGCTGGCGCAAAGCCTATAAGCTGCTCAAGGGCTATGGTGATACCCTACAATATTCCATTATTCGCTGTCGGCTCACCATGCGCGATCGAGAAAAACTCCGCTGGGAACTAGAAAAAATCCTAGAACCTGAAGATAGCCTGTTGATTGTTGGTCTCTGTAACAGTTGTTTGGAACGCATTTGCCTCTGTAACCGTCCAGAAGCATGGTCTATCCAAGATACGGGCTTTCGCATCCTCTAG
- the cas1 gene encoding type I-MYXAN CRISPR-associated endonuclease Cas1, producing the protein MLQTLNRPALEQETLRVSALHALVYCPRLFYLEEVEELYTQDAAVFAGRRLHAELAKANDEDWDELTLESPELGLRGKVDALRTRDGQIIPYEHKRGRCYRGNNRQPQAWESDRIQILAYALLIEAVLGVPVSEGRIRYHADNVLVHVPLNAEGRQAVHNAIHQARQLRQSPQRPPVTDNERLCVRCSLAPVCLPEESRLAHNPDYPALRLFPRDDDREVLHILEAGTYVGKTGEQLKISRQNQPDEKFPARQIGQIVLHSFSQISTQAMHFCADQQIGLHFISGGGRYIGSFDTRQGSIQRRIQQYKALSNPEVCLNLAKKLVACRGQSQRKYLMRGQRGMAEIPPPLTAAIDQMQRLLKQVDLAPTIDSLLGLEGNLAACYFGALSHLLGEDTPPELRFTGRNRRPPHDRFNTLLGFGYALLLKDVINAILVVGLEPALGFYHQPRTQAPPLALDLMEIFRVPLVDMPIVASINRQQWDVDADFEVHKTHIWLSDSGKRKFIELYEKRKQETWKHPATNYSLTYRRILELEVRLLEKEWSGEAGLFGQLVLR; encoded by the coding sequence ATGTTGCAAACCCTTAATCGACCTGCCCTTGAACAGGAAACGCTGCGTGTGTCCGCTCTCCATGCCTTGGTGTACTGTCCACGCCTATTTTACCTAGAAGAAGTCGAAGAACTCTATACTCAAGATGCAGCCGTCTTTGCTGGTCGTCGGCTTCATGCTGAACTCGCTAAAGCCAATGATGAAGATTGGGATGAACTCACCTTAGAAAGCCCAGAACTAGGGCTGCGTGGCAAGGTAGATGCCCTCCGCACCCGCGATGGCCAGATCATCCCCTATGAGCATAAGCGCGGACGCTGTTATCGGGGCAACAATCGTCAACCCCAAGCTTGGGAAAGCGATCGTATCCAAATCTTGGCCTATGCCCTGCTAATTGAAGCTGTTCTGGGTGTGCCAGTGTCAGAAGGGCGTATCCGCTACCATGCTGATAATGTTCTTGTCCATGTGCCTTTGAATGCTGAGGGACGACAAGCTGTGCATAACGCCATCCACCAGGCAAGGCAACTGCGCCAGTCTCCCCAGCGGCCTCCGGTTACTGATAATGAGCGCCTCTGTGTCCGTTGCTCCCTTGCTCCGGTCTGCCTACCAGAGGAATCTCGCCTTGCCCATAATCCTGACTATCCTGCCCTACGACTGTTTCCTCGTGATGACGATCGGGAGGTGTTGCACATTCTAGAAGCAGGCACCTACGTGGGCAAAACTGGGGAACAGCTCAAAATTAGCCGCCAAAATCAACCAGATGAAAAGTTCCCTGCCCGCCAAATTGGGCAAATCGTCTTGCACAGCTTTTCTCAAATTTCCACCCAGGCGATGCACTTCTGTGCTGACCAACAGATTGGCCTCCACTTTATTTCTGGCGGTGGTCGATATATTGGCAGTTTTGATACCCGTCAAGGCAGCATCCAGCGCCGCATTCAGCAATACAAAGCCCTCAGCAATCCAGAGGTGTGCCTAAACTTGGCAAAAAAACTGGTAGCCTGTCGAGGGCAAAGCCAGCGCAAATATCTGATGCGGGGTCAGCGGGGCATGGCTGAGATTCCCCCACCCCTCACTGCCGCCATTGACCAGATGCAACGCTTACTGAAGCAAGTTGACCTTGCCCCCACCATTGACAGCCTCCTGGGGCTAGAGGGTAACCTCGCGGCCTGTTACTTTGGTGCCTTGTCTCACCTGCTCGGAGAAGATACTCCACCTGAGCTGCGGTTCACCGGACGCAACCGCCGTCCACCTCACGATCGGTTCAATACCCTCTTGGGTTTTGGCTATGCCCTACTCCTGAAAGATGTGATCAATGCTATCCTTGTCGTCGGTCTGGAACCTGCTCTGGGCTTCTATCACCAACCCCGCACCCAAGCTCCACCCCTAGCTCTGGATTTGATGGAAATCTTTCGCGTTCCCCTGGTAGACATGCCGATCGTTGCCTCCATCAATCGCCAGCAGTGGGATGTTGACGCTGACTTTGAGGTGCATAAAACCCACATCTGGCTTAGTGACAGTGGCAAGCGTAAGTTTATCGAACTCTATGAAAAACGCAAGCAAGAAACCTGGAAGCACCCCGCCACTAACTATTCCCTTACCTATCGCCGTATCCTAGAGCTAGAGGTACGCTTGCTAGAGAAGGAATGGTCAGGGGAAGCCGGGCTGTTTGGCCAGCTTGTGTTGCGCTAA